One segment of Hippopotamus amphibius kiboko isolate mHipAmp2 chromosome 4, mHipAmp2.hap2, whole genome shotgun sequence DNA contains the following:
- the LOC130851797 gene encoding olfactory receptor 10AC1, which yields MDSPSNATMPGGFLLQGFAEFPHLRPALFLLLLVVHLATLSGNLLILVAVASVPSQPPMLLFLCQLSAIELCYTLVVVPRSLADLASPGLSRGSPISFLGCAVQMQMFVALGGAECFLLASMAYDRYVAICHPLRYAAVVTPGLCARLALACCLGGLAVSLGLTVAVFHLPFCGSRLLVHFFCDITALLHLACTQSYAEELPLLGACLALLLLPSALILASYGAIAAALRRLRSPRGRRKAASTCASHLAVTFLHYGCATFMYVRPKASYSPRQDRTLALVYTNVTPLLYPLIYSLRNREITAAIHRVLGRWQPRRAPGHGLGEP from the coding sequence ATGGACAGCCCCAGCAATGCCACCATGCCTGGCGGCTTTCTCCTGCAGGGCTTTGCTGAGTTCCCGCACCTGAGGCCCGCgctcttcctgctgctgctggttgTGCATCTGGCCACGCTGAGCGGGAACCTGCTCATCCTGGTGGCCGTGGCCTCAGTACCCAGCCAGCCGCCCATGCTACTCTTCCTCTGCCAGCTGTCAGCCATCGAGCTCTGCTACACGCTGGTGGTGGTGCCCCGCTCCCTGGCCGACCTGGCCTCGCCGGGCCTCAGCCGCGGCAGCCCCATCTCCTTCCTGGGTTGCGCTGTTCAGATGCAGATGTTCGTGGCTCTGGGCGGGGCCGAGTGCTTCCTGCTGGCCTctatggcctatgaccgctatgtggccatctgccacccgCTGCGCTACGCGGCTGTGGTGACCCCTGGGCTGTGTGCGCGGCTGGCCCTGGCCTGCTGCCTCGGGGGACTGGCGGTGTCCTTGGGGCTCACGGTGGCCGTCTTCCACCTGCCTTTCTGCGGCTCCCGCCTGCTGGTGCATTTCTTCTGCGACATTACAGCGCTGCTGCACCTGGCCTGCACGCAGAGCTACGCCGAGGAGCTGCCCCTGCTGGGCGCCTGCCtggcgctgctgctgctgccctccGCGCTCATCCTGGCCTCCTACGGCGCCATCGCCGCCGCCCTGCGCCGCCTGCGCTCCCCACGAGGCAGGCGCAAGGCCGCTTCCACCTGCGCCTCGCACCTGGCCGTCACCTTCCTCCACTATGGCTGCGCCACCTTCATGTACGTGCGGCCCAAGGCCAGCTATTCCCCACGGCAGGATCGCACGCTGGCGCTGGTCTACACCAACGTCACGCCACTGCTCTACCCGCTCATCTACAGCCTGCGCAACCGCGAGATCACCGCTGCCATCCACAGGGTGCTGGGGCGGTGGCAGCCCCGCCGAGCCCCGGGTCACGGTCTGGGTGAGCCCTGA